The following are encoded together in the Lathyrus oleraceus cultivar Zhongwan6 chromosome 3, CAAS_Psat_ZW6_1.0, whole genome shotgun sequence genome:
- the LOC127130450 gene encoding protein HEADING DATE 3A, translated as MRMKSSNPLVVGNVIGDVLDPFINSVSLRVVYENNKEVINSGELKPSQIVNPPRVQVGGNDFRTLYTLVMVNPDAPSPCDPNMREYLYWMVTNIPATTGTAFGQEIVSYESPRPASGIHRMIFVLFQQPCRHTILPPGWRQNFITRDFAEVYNLGSPVAALYFNCQRENGSGGRRMIT; from the exons ATGCGTATGAAATCATCGAATCCTCTTGTTGTTGGTAATGTAATTGGAGATGTTTTAGATCCATTCATAAATTCAGTATCTCTAAGAGTTGTTTATGAAAATAACAAAGAAGTGATCAACAGTGGTGAGCTCAAACCTTCTCAAATAGTGAATCCACCAAGAGTTCAAGTTGGTGGAAATGACTTCAGGACTCTTTACACTCTG GTGATGGTGAACCCTGATGCACCAAGCCCTTGTGATCCTAATATGAGGGAATACCTCTATTG GATGGTAACCAATATTCCAGCGACTACCGGGACAGCATTTG GGCAAGAGATAGTGAGCTATGAAAGTCCAAGGCCAGCATCAGGAATTCATCGTATGATTTTTGTGCTGTTTCAACAACCTTGTAGACACACTATATTACCACCTGGTTGGCGACAGAATTTCATTACTAGAGATTTTGCAGAAGTTTATAACCTTGGTTCACCTGTTGCTGCTCTCTACTTCAACTGTCAAAGAGAGAATGGTTCTGGTGGAAGGAGAATGATCACTTAA